The following are from one region of the Candidatus Firestonebacteria bacterium RIFOXYD2_FULL_39_29 genome:
- a CDS encoding UTP--glucose-1-phosphate uridylyltransferase has translation MGLDIKKAVIPCAGLGTRFLPATKAQPKEMLPIFDRPAIQYIIEEALSSDIEDIVLVTGRGKQAIENHFDKSFELEHYLKERKQYQLLNNVERIAELADIYYVRQKEPLGLGHAISCAKSYLQHEPFAVFLADDLIYSKTPAIKQLINVYNKYNCAILAVEEVSPDKISHYGVIKPVKISETVFKVEDIVEKPNSSDAPSNLGVVGRYILVPEIFDILSKVQKGKGGEIQLTDAIKTLLKTQPVYAVKFNGKRYDTGDKLGYMEASIEYALRDKEIGSKLKSYLKKL, from the coding sequence ATGGGGCTTGACATAAAAAAAGCCGTTATACCCTGTGCTGGGCTGGGTACCCGGTTCTTACCTGCGACTAAAGCTCAACCTAAAGAAATGTTACCGATTTTTGACAGACCGGCTATTCAGTACATTATTGAAGAAGCTCTCTCCTCTGACATTGAGGACATTGTTTTAGTTACAGGCCGGGGAAAGCAGGCAATTGAAAACCATTTCGATAAATCCTTTGAGCTTGAACATTATCTTAAGGAAAGAAAGCAATATCAGCTGCTGAATAATGTCGAACGTATTGCGGAACTGGCGGATATTTATTATGTAAGACAAAAAGAGCCTTTAGGGTTGGGGCATGCTATAAGCTGTGCTAAAAGTTATCTTCAACATGAACCTTTTGCCGTATTTCTTGCCGATGATCTTATTTATTCGAAAACACCCGCAATAAAACAGCTGATAAATGTTTATAATAAGTATAACTGCGCTATTTTAGCGGTAGAAGAAGTTTCTCCGGATAAGATTTCGCATTACGGAGTGATCAAACCTGTTAAGATCTCTGAAACAGTTTTCAAAGTTGAAGACATTGTGGAAAAACCAAATTCTTCGGATGCTCCGTCTAACCTTGGAGTTGTCGGCAGATATATATTAGTTCCTGAAATATTCGATATCCTTTCAAAAGTTCAAAAAGGAAAGGGAGGGGAAATCCAATTGACCGATGCCATAAAAACTCTTCTAAAAACACAACCGGTTTATGCGGTCAAGTTCAACGGAAAGAGGTATGATACCGGGGATAAGTTGGGATATATGGAAGCTTCTATTGAATATGCTTTGAGAGATAAAGAAATTGGTTCGAAATTAAAAAGTTATTTGAAAAAACTATGA
- a CDS encoding transcription antitermination factor NusB, producing the protein MGERRKSRVIALQMLFSADLGKLEYIDLKKDFLEELDEEPKVKAFAFELVKGTIENLKEIDDAIKNRIKNWDFDRLANVDKNILRFAAYELLFRDDIPVPVTINEAIEIAKSFSGPEAGKFINGILDNIKKDIKIKKEEYRNGA; encoded by the coding sequence ATGGGAGAACGGCGTAAGTCCAGGGTAATTGCGCTTCAGATGCTTTTTTCTGCAGACCTGGGAAAGCTTGAGTATATTGATTTGAAAAAAGATTTTCTGGAAGAACTTGATGAAGAACCAAAAGTAAAAGCATTTGCGTTTGAATTAGTAAAAGGAACTATAGAAAATCTAAAAGAAATTGATGATGCAATAAAGAACCGGATTAAGAACTGGGATTTCGACCGGCTTGCAAATGTAGATAAGAACATCCTCCGGTTTGCGGCTTATGAACTACTTTTTCGAGATGATATTCCGGTGCCTGTAACAATAAATGAAGCTATTGAGATTGCAAAATCTTTTTCAGGTCCGGAAGCGGGGAAATTTATAAATGGTATTCTCGATAATATAAAAAAAGATATCAAAATTAAAAAAGAGGAGTACAGAAATGGGGCTTGA